One region of Neisseria mucosa genomic DNA includes:
- a CDS encoding transcriptional repressor NrdR, translating into MKCPFCQHPNTQVTDSRLLEETNSIRRRRRCVECGQRFSTFETVEMRMPQVIKSNGTRVAFNPHKLRTSLERALHKRPIAQEKIDETVALIEQRLYQSGNKEVPSRMVGEMAMEELAKIDQVAYVRFASVYKSFNDVSEFTQAIATLVQTDGK; encoded by the coding sequence ATGAAATGTCCGTTTTGTCAGCATCCCAATACTCAAGTCACTGATTCGCGGCTCTTGGAAGAGACGAACAGCATCCGCCGCCGCCGCCGTTGCGTGGAGTGCGGACAGCGGTTCAGTACGTTTGAAACGGTCGAAATGCGGATGCCTCAGGTGATTAAATCCAACGGTACGCGCGTGGCGTTTAATCCGCACAAGCTGAGAACCAGTTTGGAACGGGCTTTGCACAAACGCCCGATCGCCCAGGAAAAAATCGATGAAACGGTCGCGCTGATTGAGCAGCGTCTGTATCAGTCGGGCAACAAGGAAGTGCCGTCGCGCATGGTGGGGGAAATGGCGATGGAGGAGTTGGCAAAAATCGATCAGGTCGCCTATGTCCGTTTTGCTTCCGTGTATAAAAGTTTCAACGACGTGTCCGAGTTTACTCAGGCAATCGCCACGCTGGTGCAGACTGACGGGAAATAG
- the ribD gene encoding bifunctional diaminohydroxyphosphoribosylaminopyrimidine deaminase/5-amino-6-(5-phosphoribosylamino)uracil reductase RibD, translated as MFDCIDTQMMQNALALARLGRFSTSPNPRVGCVIAHSSQIVGQGFHVKAGEPHAEVHALRQAGEMARGATAYVTLEPCSHYGRTPPCAEALIGSGVSRVVAAMTDPNPLVAGKGLAMLEAAGIRTESGLLETEARELNRGFLSRIERGRPFVRIKCAASLDGKTALADGRSYWITGETARADVQTLRAESCAVLTGIGTVLADNPRLNVRAFPTLRQPARIVLDSKLQTPLGSHIISDDLSPTVIVTTVDDEERLKPYRAFSHIRILRSSENADGRIDLAALLPRLAELGYGEIMVEAGATLTSAFIESGLADEIVLYQAPKILGEGRSLLTLPANPAVLTSEGEWESRSVELIGQDVKWVLRKK; from the coding sequence ATGTTTGATTGTATTGATACCCAAATGATGCAAAACGCCCTTGCCCTTGCGCGGCTCGGGCGTTTTTCCACTTCCCCCAACCCGCGCGTCGGCTGCGTGATTGCACACAGCAGCCAAATCGTCGGGCAGGGGTTTCATGTCAAAGCGGGCGAACCGCACGCCGAAGTGCATGCACTGCGGCAGGCGGGCGAAATGGCGCGCGGGGCGACGGCTTATGTGACGCTCGAACCGTGCAGCCATTACGGCCGTACGCCGCCCTGCGCCGAAGCCCTAATCGGCTCGGGCGTGTCGCGTGTGGTCGCTGCCATGACCGACCCCAATCCTTTGGTGGCAGGCAAAGGTTTGGCAATGCTCGAAGCCGCAGGCATCCGCACCGAAAGCGGTTTGCTGGAAACCGAAGCGCGCGAACTCAACCGCGGTTTCCTCTCCCGTATCGAACGCGGCCGCCCGTTTGTCCGTATCAAATGCGCCGCCAGCCTGGACGGCAAAACCGCGCTCGCCGACGGACGCAGCTACTGGATTACCGGCGAAACCGCAAGGGCGGACGTACAAACCTTGCGCGCGGAAAGCTGCGCTGTCCTGACCGGCATCGGCACGGTGCTTGCCGACAACCCGCGCCTCAACGTCCGCGCCTTCCCGACCCTGCGCCAACCTGCGCGTATCGTGTTGGACAGCAAACTGCAAACGCCGTTGGGCAGCCACATAATTTCAGACGACCTCAGCCCCACCGTCATCGTAACCACCGTTGATGATGAAGAACGCCTCAAACCATACCGCGCGTTCAGTCATATCCGCATCTTGAGGTCGTCTGAAAACGCTGACGGACGTATAGACCTTGCCGCACTGCTGCCCCGGTTGGCAGAACTGGGCTACGGCGAAATTATGGTCGAAGCGGGTGCGACGCTGACCTCCGCCTTTATCGAATCAGGCTTGGCAGACGAAATCGTGTTGTACCAAGCGCCGAAAATCTTAGGCGAAGGCAGAAGCCTGCTTACCCTCCCTGCTAACCCCGCCGTTTTGACTTCGGAAGGCGAGTGGGAAAGTCGTTCGGTAGAGCTGATCGGGCAGGACGTAAAATGGGTTTTGCGTAAAAAATAG
- a CDS encoding thymidylate synthase: MKAYLDLMRHVLENGTDKSDRTGTGTRSVFGYQMRFDLSQGFPLLTTKKLHLRSIIHELLWFLKGDTNIKYLKDNNVSIWDEWADENGDLGPVYGYQWRSWPAPDGRHIDQIANVVEQIKKNPDSRRLIVSAWNPALVDEMALPPCHALFQFYVANGKLSCQLYQRSADIFLGVPFNIASYALLTMMVAQVCGLEAGEFIHTFGDAHLYSNHFEQAKLQLSRGTRTLPVLKINPEVKNLFAFKFEDFELEGYDPHPHIKAAVAV; the protein is encoded by the coding sequence ATGAAAGCCTACCTTGATTTAATGCGTCATGTTCTCGAAAACGGTACCGATAAATCCGACCGTACCGGTACAGGCACTCGTTCGGTGTTTGGTTATCAAATGCGCTTCGATTTGAGTCAAGGCTTTCCGCTGCTGACTACCAAAAAGCTGCACTTGCGCTCGATTATCCATGAGCTGCTTTGGTTTCTCAAAGGCGATACCAACATCAAATATTTGAAAGATAATAATGTTTCCATTTGGGACGAATGGGCGGACGAAAATGGCGACTTGGGGCCTGTGTACGGCTACCAATGGCGCAGTTGGCCTGCCCCCGACGGTCGCCATATCGACCAAATTGCCAATGTGGTGGAACAAATCAAGAAAAACCCTGATTCCCGCCGTCTGATTGTGTCGGCATGGAATCCCGCGTTGGTAGACGAAATGGCATTGCCGCCTTGTCATGCGCTGTTTCAGTTTTACGTTGCCAACGGCAAATTGTCCTGCCAGCTTTACCAACGCAGTGCGGACATTTTCCTCGGCGTACCGTTCAACATTGCCAGTTACGCGCTGTTGACCATGATGGTCGCCCAAGTCTGCGGGTTGGAAGCAGGAGAATTTATTCATACCTTCGGCGATGCGCATCTGTACAGCAACCATTTCGAACAGGCAAAACTGCAATTGAGCCGCGGCACCCGTACGCTGCCGGTGTTGAAAATCAATCCGGAAGTCAAAAACTTGTTTGCATTTAAGTTTGAAGATTTCGAGTTGGAAGGCTACGACCCGCATCCGCACATCAAGGCCGCCGTGGCAGTGTAG
- a CDS encoding lipopolysaccharide assembly protein LapB — MDNELWVILLPITLLPVFFAMGWFAARIDMKTVLKQAKSVPAGFYKSLDALVDRNSGRAARELAEVIDQQPQSYDLNLTLGKLYRQRGENDKAINMHQALLDSPDTVNEKRARVLFELAQNYQSAGLVDRAEQIFIGLQEGNMAREARQHLLSIYQQDRDWEKAIETAQLLSHDEQTYQFEIAQFYCELAQTALFKSNLDAARYNVQKALDANKKCARANMILGDIETKQGNFPAAVEAYGAIEQQNHAYLSMVGEKLYEAYAAQGKQEEGLNRLIGYMQTFPDLDLINVIYEKALLLKGESEAAQLAIDLVRQKPDLNGVYRLLGLKISDMNPAWKADADMMRSVIGRQLQRSVMYRCRNCHFKSQVFFWHCPACNKWETFTPNKIEV, encoded by the coding sequence ATGGACAACGAATTGTGGGTCATCCTCCTGCCCATTACCCTTTTGCCCGTCTTCTTCGCCATGGGCTGGTTTGCCGCCCGTATCGACATGAAAACCGTGTTGAAACAGGCGAAAAGCGTGCCTGCCGGCTTTTACAAAAGTCTGGACGCATTGGTTGACCGCAACAGCGGCCGTGCCGCCCGCGAACTGGCGGAAGTCATTGACCAGCAGCCACAGTCTTACGACCTCAACCTGACCTTGGGCAAACTCTACCGTCAGCGCGGCGAAAACGACAAAGCCATCAATATGCACCAAGCCCTGCTCGACTCGCCCGATACCGTCAACGAAAAACGCGCGCGGGTATTGTTCGAACTCGCGCAAAACTACCAAAGCGCAGGCTTGGTTGACCGTGCCGAACAAATCTTCATCGGCTTGCAGGAAGGCAACATGGCGCGCGAAGCCCGTCAACACCTGCTCAGCATCTACCAGCAAGACCGCGACTGGGAAAAAGCTATCGAAACCGCGCAGCTCCTCAGCCACGACGAGCAGACCTACCAATTTGAAATTGCACAGTTTTATTGCGAACTTGCCCAAACCGCGCTGTTCAAATCCAATCTTGACGCCGCCCGTTACAACGTCCAGAAAGCCTTGGACGCCAACAAAAAATGCGCCCGCGCCAACATGATTTTGGGCGACATCGAAACCAAACAGGGCAATTTCCCCGCCGCTGTCGAGGCATACGGCGCCATCGAACAGCAAAACCATGCCTACCTGAGCATGGTCGGCGAAAAACTCTACGAAGCCTACGCCGCCCAAGGCAAACAGGAAGAAGGGTTGAATCGGCTCATCGGCTACATGCAGACTTTCCCCGATTTAGACCTCATCAACGTCATCTACGAAAAAGCCCTTCTGCTCAAAGGCGAAAGCGAAGCCGCCCAACTTGCCATCGACCTCGTACGTCAAAAACCCGACCTCAACGGCGTATACCGCCTGCTCGGTTTGAAAATCAGCGACATGAATCCCGCATGGAAAGCCGACGCCGACATGATGCGCTCCGTCATCGGCCGCCAACTCCAACGCAGCGTCATGTACCGCTGCCGCAACTGCCACTTCAAATCCCAAGTCTTCTTCTGGCACTGCCCCGCCTGCAACAAATGGGAAACCTTCACGCCCAATAAAATCGAAGTGTGA
- a CDS encoding DUF1049 domain-containing protein, with translation MKLIYTIIKVIILLLFLLLAVINTDSVAFHYLPGQKADLPLIVVLFGAFVIGIVFGMFALFGRLLALRSENNRLRAEVKKHAHLSEKDLAAPVPQQPAPQTTAPAKQPVQTPKP, from the coding sequence ATGAAACTGATTTACACCATTATCAAAGTCATCATTTTATTATTGTTTTTACTGCTCGCCGTCATCAATACCGATAGCGTCGCCTTCCACTACCTGCCCGGTCAGAAAGCCGATTTACCGCTGATTGTCGTCCTCTTCGGTGCGTTTGTCATCGGCATCGTGTTCGGCATGTTCGCCCTGTTCGGCAGACTTTTGGCGCTGCGCAGCGAAAACAACCGCCTGCGTGCCGAAGTCAAAAAACACGCGCATTTGAGCGAAAAAGACCTTGCCGCCCCCGTACCGCAGCAACCCGCACCGCAAACGACTGCCCCTGCCAAACAACCCGTACAAACGCCCAAGCCTTAA
- a CDS encoding branched chain amino acid aminotransferase, giving the protein MSRTVPAVFGSVFHAQMPVIAHKDGKWQPTEWQTSSDLTLAPGAHALHYGSECFEGLKAFRQANGKIVLFRPTANIARMQQSADILHLPRPETEAYLNALIELVKRAADEIPDAPAALYLRPTLIGTDPVIGKAGSPSETALLYILASPVGDYFKAGSPVKILVETEHIRCAPHMGRVKCGGNYASAMPWVLKAKAEHGANQVLFCPNGDVQETGASNFILIKGNEIITKPLTDEFLHGVTRDSVLTVAKDLGYTISERNFTVDELKAAVEEGAEAILTGTAAVISPVTSFVIDGKEIEVKSQERGYALRKALTDIQYGLAEDKHGWLVEVC; this is encoded by the coding sequence ATGAGCAGAACCGTACCCGCCGTGTTCGGCAGCGTCTTCCACGCCCAAATGCCCGTTATCGCCCACAAGGACGGCAAATGGCAGCCGACCGAATGGCAAACTTCCTCAGACCTCACCCTCGCACCCGGCGCACACGCCCTGCATTACGGCAGCGAATGCTTTGAAGGCTTAAAAGCCTTCCGTCAGGCAAACGGCAAAATCGTCTTGTTCCGTCCGACGGCAAACATCGCCCGTATGCAGCAAAGCGCAGACATTTTGCACCTGCCGCGACCCGAAACCGAAGCCTATCTGAATGCACTGATCGAATTGGTCAAACGCGCCGCCGATGAAATTCCCGATGCGCCTGCAGCGCTGTATCTGCGCCCGACGCTCATCGGTACCGACCCTGTTATCGGCAAAGCCGGTTCACCGTCCGAAACTGCGCTACTCTATATCCTCGCTTCTCCGGTCGGCGACTATTTCAAAGCCGGTTCGCCCGTGAAAATTTTGGTTGAAACCGAACACATCCGCTGCGCACCGCACATGGGCCGCGTCAAATGCGGCGGCAACTACGCTTCTGCCATGCCTTGGGTACTGAAGGCAAAAGCTGAACATGGTGCAAATCAAGTCCTGTTCTGCCCGAACGGCGACGTACAGGAAACCGGTGCGTCCAACTTTATCTTGATTAAAGGCAACGAAATCATCACGAAGCCGTTGACCGACGAATTCCTCCACGGCGTAACCCGCGATTCCGTGCTGACCGTAGCCAAAGACTTGGGCTACACCATTAGCGAACGCAATTTCACCGTGGACGAACTCAAAGCCGCAGTCGAAGAGGGCGCGGAAGCGATTTTGACCGGTACAGCCGCCGTTATCTCGCCCGTTACTTCTTTCGTTATCGACGGCAAAGAAATCGAAGTGAAGAGCCAAGAACGCGGCTACGCTTTGCGTAAAGCCTTAACCGACATCCAATACGGTTTGGCGGAAGACAAACATGGCTGGTTGGTTGAAGTGTGCTGA
- a CDS encoding DUF1275 domain-containing protein, giving the protein MHLRRDKQIRLHDKRRHAPPFWQADRPYLHEHHISDARFRRLGYIMAMLAGAINAGGFFAFSRYTSHVTGSMSLLADAVYLREWVTAAVALISVLCFVVGAAHSGWVVLWTQQKRFRGSFGFSMWLEAVYLLIFGLFGLTASKWNIGDGNLVFPSLALFLMCFIMGMHNTVMTLLSGGAIRSTHMTGTATDLGIELSRALYYSKKHHPRLPHVRVNKPKMWLLGGLMWSFLLGGVIGAWGYHQIGHHFALPVALVLFVLGAGSVDYDVRLRLKYMLIRYVRGRYGKK; this is encoded by the coding sequence ATACACCTACGACGCGATAAGCAGATCAGGCTGCATGACAAGCGGCGGCATGCCCCGCCGTTTTGGCAGGCAGACAGGCCGTATCTGCACGAACACCATATTTCCGATGCGCGCTTCCGCAGGTTGGGTTACATCATGGCGATGTTGGCGGGTGCGATCAATGCGGGCGGTTTCTTTGCGTTTTCACGTTATACGTCGCACGTTACCGGCTCGATGTCGCTGCTGGCGGACGCTGTTTATCTGCGCGAATGGGTAACGGCGGCGGTGGCTTTAATCAGCGTGTTGTGTTTTGTGGTCGGTGCGGCGCATTCGGGCTGGGTGGTTTTATGGACGCAGCAGAAACGGTTTCGCGGCAGCTTCGGTTTTTCCATGTGGCTGGAAGCGGTTTATCTGTTGATATTCGGCTTGTTCGGTCTGACGGCATCGAAGTGGAACATCGGGGATGGGAATTTGGTTTTCCCGTCGTTGGCTTTGTTTTTAATGTGTTTCATCATGGGAATGCACAATACGGTGATGACGCTTTTATCCGGCGGTGCCATCCGTTCGACGCACATGACCGGCACGGCAACCGACTTGGGCATCGAGCTTTCGCGCGCGCTGTATTATTCGAAAAAACATCATCCGCGCCTGCCGCATGTGCGTGTCAATAAGCCGAAGATGTGGCTTTTGGGCGGATTGATGTGGTCGTTTTTGTTAGGTGGTGTGATTGGTGCATGGGGCTATCATCAGATAGGACACCATTTTGCCTTGCCGGTCGCGCTGGTGTTGTTTGTGTTGGGCGCGGGATCGGTCGATTACGATGTGCGTTTGAGGCTGAAATATATGTTGATAAGGTATGTCCGCGGCCGTTATGGGAAAAAATAG
- a CDS encoding lipid A biosynthesis lauroyl acyltransferase (Acylates the intermediate (KDO)2-lipid IVA to form (KDO)2-(lauroyl)-lipid IVA), with product MKAAFFLLYLIQLLPFKAIHKIADAVGILAYYAVKPRRKVGETNLRKCFPEWSEDKREAVLKRHFQHMAKLMLEYGLYWYAPADRLRKFVHYQDKHHLDDALAAGEKVILLYPHFTAFEMAVYTLNQDVPLTSMYSHQKNKALDEQILKGRHRYNNVFLIGRTEGLRAIIKQLRKSDAPFLYLPDQDFGRNDSIFVNFFGIPTATITGLSRIAGMTKAKVIPAIPTRNADNTVTLRFYPAWENFPSDDVAADTQRMNDFIEARARENPEQYFWLHKRFKTRPEGEQGFY from the coding sequence ATGAAAGCCGCCTTTTTCCTCCTCTACCTCATCCAGCTCCTGCCCTTCAAAGCCATACACAAAATCGCCGACGCAGTGGGCATCCTCGCCTATTACGCCGTCAAACCGCGTCGCAAAGTCGGCGAGACCAACCTTAGAAAATGCTTTCCCGAATGGAGCGAAGACAAGCGCGAAGCCGTGCTCAAACGCCATTTTCAGCACATGGCAAAGCTGATGCTCGAATACGGCCTGTATTGGTACGCACCCGCAGACAGACTGCGCAAGTTTGTGCATTATCAAGACAAACACCATCTTGACGACGCACTCGCGGCGGGAGAAAAAGTCATCCTGCTTTATCCGCATTTCACCGCATTTGAAATGGCGGTTTACACCCTCAATCAGGACGTGCCGCTGACCAGCATGTATTCGCACCAAAAAAACAAAGCGTTGGACGAACAAATCCTCAAAGGCCGCCACCGCTACAACAACGTCTTCCTCATCGGCCGCACCGAAGGCCTGCGCGCGATTATCAAGCAACTGCGCAAAAGCGACGCCCCCTTCCTTTACCTGCCCGACCAAGATTTCGGCCGCAACGACTCCATTTTCGTCAACTTCTTCGGCATCCCCACCGCCACGATTACAGGCTTAAGCCGCATCGCCGGCATGACGAAAGCCAAAGTCATCCCCGCCATCCCCACGCGCAATGCCGACAACACCGTTACGCTGCGCTTTTATCCGGCATGGGAAAACTTCCCTTCAGACGACGTTGCAGCCGACACCCAACGCATGAACGACTTTATCGAAGCGCGGGCAAGGGAAAATCCCGAACAATATTTCTGGCTACACAAACGCTTCAAAACCCGTCCCGAAGGCGAACAGGGATTTTATTGA
- a CDS encoding crossover junction endodeoxyribonuclease RuvC, which yields MTSASQTTRILGIDPGSRVTGFGIIDVRGREHFYIASGCIKTPPDAPLSERIAVIVRHIDEIVRTYQPQQAAVEQVFVNVNPASTLMLGQARGAALAALVMHGLPVSEYTALQVKQAVVGKGKAAKEQVQHMVVQMLSLSGTPQSDAADGLAVALTHALRNHGLAAQLNPKAMKVKRGRFQW from the coding sequence ATGACTTCCGCTTCACAAACCACCCGCATCCTGGGCATAGACCCCGGCAGCCGCGTAACCGGCTTCGGCATCATCGACGTCCGCGGCCGAGAGCATTTCTACATCGCATCCGGCTGCATCAAAACTCCTCCTGACGCACCGCTGTCGGAACGCATCGCCGTCATCGTACGCCATATCGATGAAATCGTCCGAACTTACCAGCCGCAACAGGCCGCCGTGGAGCAGGTATTCGTCAACGTCAATCCTGCCTCCACACTCATGCTCGGACAGGCGCGCGGCGCGGCATTGGCAGCATTGGTCATGCATGGCTTGCCCGTATCCGAATACACCGCCCTGCAAGTCAAACAGGCCGTCGTGGGTAAAGGCAAAGCAGCGAAAGAGCAAGTACAGCACATGGTCGTACAAATGCTCTCCCTTTCCGGCACGCCCCAATCCGATGCCGCCGACGGCCTCGCCGTCGCCCTGACCCATGCCCTGCGCAACCACGGACTTGCCGCACAGTTGAACCCGAAAGCAATGAAAGTCAAACGGGGACGCTTCCAATGGTGA
- a CDS encoding porin has translation MKPLYILVAALTALPVLATAEVRLYGEIKSGVEASHIKSRDSSVSHSGIYDSGSYIGLRGSLPIGSGNNVLFQAEQDTPVGSRSLSRTVWHSPSPHSGNMGDDAAGQFGKY, from the coding sequence ATGAAACCCTTGTATATTTTGGTTGCTGCTTTGACGGCTTTGCCTGTGTTGGCGACAGCAGAAGTCCGCCTTTATGGCGAAATCAAAAGCGGCGTTGAAGCGTCGCACATCAAATCGAGAGACAGTTCGGTATCACATAGCGGCATATATGATTCAGGCAGTTATATCGGTTTGCGCGGCTCGCTACCTATCGGTAGTGGGAATAATGTGTTGTTTCAGGCAGAACAGGATACGCCGGTAGGTTCGCGCAGCCTGTCGCGCACGGTTTGGCATAGTCCTTCCCCCCATTCGGGCAATATGGGAGACGATGCGGCAGGGCAGTTTGGGAAATATTGA
- the rfaQ gene encoding putative lipopolysaccharide heptosyltransferase III, with protein sequence MSLAQPKRILVIKLRHHGDVLLATPVVHALKTRFPDCEIDMLVYRETADIISDNPEIAEIFTIDRSWKKQGLKTQLCEEKKLFSRLKKRRYDWAFNLSDQWRSAILAKFCAQCSVGISHIKRDHFFWRWCHDFLNPEAGRGCHITEYHMNVLPPLIRPEETPPAKVMMAIGEDACSNLQSKLNKQGWNGEDYVLFHPGARWEFKCWEDGKNAAIVQLLLNHGQNVVLTAAPSATEQQMIDAVLERVKIPEGGKLWTLSGNLNLRELAAAIDGCKLFIGVDSAPMHIAAALDKPQIALFGPSWLDRWHPYSDNAEVIWAGDFGDLPHPDSINTSGNTRLLKAIPLEAVWNKIAEKLGLNKET encoded by the coding sequence ATGTCCCTGGCCCAACCGAAACGTATTTTAGTCATCAAGCTGCGCCACCACGGCGACGTCCTGTTAGCCACGCCCGTCGTCCACGCCCTCAAGACCCGCTTTCCCGATTGCGAAATCGACATGCTGGTTTACCGGGAAACCGCCGACATCATCAGCGACAATCCTGAAATTGCCGAAATCTTCACCATAGACCGCTCCTGGAAAAAGCAGGGGTTGAAAACCCAGCTATGCGAAGAGAAAAAGCTGTTCTCGCGCCTGAAAAAGCGCAGGTACGACTGGGCGTTCAACCTGTCCGACCAATGGCGCTCGGCAATACTCGCCAAATTCTGCGCACAATGCAGCGTCGGCATCAGCCATATCAAACGCGACCACTTTTTCTGGCGTTGGTGCCACGACTTCCTCAACCCCGAAGCCGGACGCGGCTGCCACATTACCGAATATCATATGAACGTTTTGCCGCCGCTTATCCGGCCTGAGGAAACACCGCCGGCAAAAGTGATGATGGCAATCGGCGAAGATGCCTGCTCGAATTTGCAAAGCAAGCTGAACAAACAAGGCTGGAACGGGGAGGATTATGTCTTATTCCACCCGGGCGCGCGTTGGGAATTCAAATGCTGGGAAGACGGCAAAAACGCCGCCATCGTCCAATTACTGCTCAACCACGGTCAAAACGTCGTTTTAACCGCCGCACCCTCAGCAACCGAACAACAAATGATCGATGCAGTTTTAGAACGCGTCAAAATTCCCGAAGGCGGTAAATTATGGACACTGTCGGGCAACCTCAACCTGCGCGAACTGGCTGCCGCCATCGACGGTTGCAAACTCTTCATCGGCGTAGATTCCGCCCCCATGCACATCGCCGCCGCACTGGACAAACCGCAAATCGCCCTGTTCGGCCCCTCATGGCTGGACAGATGGCATCCCTACTCCGACAATGCCGAGGTTATTTGGGCGGGTGATTTCGGCGACCTACCCCACCCCGACAGCATCAACACATCCGGCAACACACGCCTGCTCAAAGCCATTCCGCTGGAAGCCGTGTGGAACAAAATCGCTGAAAAGCTAGGTTTAAACAAAGAAACTTAA
- a CDS encoding prephenate dehydrogenase/arogenate dehydrogenase family protein, translated as MNTLKHIVLIGVGLIGGSFVLDLKRLGLVDTVTGIDLDRDNLDRALERRVIDRAYTQIDALSMHEADLAVIATPVSTFPDICRTVRPYLNAHTVVTDVGSTKQSAVQAFRSVLPKHLSRCIAAHPIAGSDRSGALSAQFGLFQDRKLVITPHGDEDEQAVSLVENLWLAVGAKTFRMSAEEHDAVFAAVSHMPHLAAFAYVHQIADHPDGRHYLEFAATGFRDFTRIASSHPAVWTDICLANKNSLLDLIGGLRTQLSELERILSEEDRAALYRYFAAAKQTRDEWLERQ; from the coding sequence ATGAATACACTCAAACATATCGTCCTCATTGGTGTCGGGTTGATCGGCGGCTCGTTCGTGTTGGACTTGAAACGGCTCGGATTGGTCGATACGGTAACCGGCATCGATTTGGATCGCGACAACCTTGACCGTGCGCTTGAACGGCGCGTCATCGATCGCGCCTATACGCAAATCGACGCTTTGAGTATGCACGAAGCGGATTTGGCCGTTATCGCTACGCCTGTTTCCACATTTCCAGACATTTGCCGCACCGTCCGACCTTATTTGAACGCGCATACCGTGGTTACCGATGTGGGCAGTACCAAACAATCTGCCGTTCAGGCTTTCCGCAGCGTCCTACCCAAACATTTGTCCCGTTGCATCGCCGCCCATCCGATTGCAGGATCTGACAGGAGCGGCGCGCTTTCCGCACAGTTCGGGTTGTTTCAGGACAGGAAACTGGTGATCACGCCGCACGGGGACGAAGATGAACAGGCGGTCAGCCTGGTTGAAAACCTGTGGCTGGCAGTCGGGGCGAAAACTTTCCGCATGAGCGCGGAAGAACACGATGCCGTTTTTGCCGCCGTTTCCCATATGCCGCATCTTGCCGCCTTCGCCTACGTCCACCAAATCGCCGATCATCCCGACGGTCGGCATTATCTTGAATTTGCCGCGACGGGCTTTCGTGATTTTACGCGCATCGCATCCAGTCATCCCGCCGTATGGACGGACATCTGCCTTGCCAACAAAAACAGCCTGTTGGATTTGATTGGCGGCCTGCGTACCCAGTTATCCGAACTCGAACGCATCCTGTCCGAAGAAGACCGCGCCGCCCTTTACCGCTATTTTGCCGCTGCCAAACAAACCCGCGATGAATGGCTGGAGCGGCAGTAG